In Fusarium oxysporum Fo47 chromosome XII, complete sequence, one DNA window encodes the following:
- a CDS encoding mate-domain-containing protein produces the protein MSQSNYTLCKPHSVRYLEQHFSKQNIYDQLIMTSHDEEARNEAAPLLQNNEERSVSERPTNDWWAELSLITRYTVPLVATYLLQYSFSVITTTAAGHLSPDDLAAAAIGVTTMNIAGLALYEGMATALDTLCAQAYGAGNKTGVGLHVQRMLLLMTVFTIPVAAVWICSPAFLSLILKQEHLAVKAGSFLRVSILGIPGYASFEALKRFLQAQGDFNTGMAVLVICAPINALLSWLFAFKLNLGLEGAALGAAVANTLRPTLLLICIFFKKSTHECWPGFTRRAMQGWGPMVRLSAAGSAVTLAEWAAFEIITVSTSYMSTIHLAAQTILTTTSIVMWHIPFSLGVAVSTRIGHLIGGGHVTAARRITILYGIMFVVLGFFDGAVLFSLRNYIGPFYASDEEVRKIVTNTMLAVVGFQVVDSIVCGCNGVLRGLAKQSVSAWVVFFVNYFAAVPIAVWLELGPWNLGLNGVWSGMIGGSGVIAIIEVIYMIRVDWRSSVEIVKSRED, from the coding sequence ATGAGTCAAAGCAACTATACGCTATGTAAACCTCATAGCGTCAGGTATCTTGAACAGCATTTCTCCAAACAAAATATTTATGATCAATTGATAATGACTTCCCACGACGAAGAGGCCCGCAATGAAGCGGCCCCATTGCTGCAAAACAATGAAGAAAGATCTGTCTCAGAAAGGCCAACGAACGACTGGTGGGCTGAGCTATCGCTCATTACACGCTATACAGTCCCTCTGGTAGCAACATATCTACTTCAATACTCATTTAGCGTCatcacaacaacagcagctgGTCACCTCAGCCCTGATGACTTGGCTGCTGCAGCAATTGGCGTCACGACCATGAACATCGCTGGTCTCGCTCTCTACGAAGGAATGGCAACAGCTCTCGACACCCTCTGTGCGCAAGCGTATGGGGCTGGAAACAAGACGGGGGTTGGCTTACATGTTCAGCGAATGCTTCTTCTCATGACAGTCTTTACTATCCCTGTTGCTGCAGTTTGGATATGTTCTCCCGCATTCTTGAGTCTCATCCTGAAGCAAGAACATCTTGCTGTCAAAGCAGGTTCATTTCTCCGAGTCAGTATACTAGGCATCCCCGGCTATGCCTCCTTCGAAGCATTAAAGCGCTTCCTCCAAGCCCAAGGCGACTTCAACACCGGTATGGCAGTCTTAGTGATCTGTGCCCCCATAAACGCCCTCCTCAGCTGGCTCTTCgccttcaagctcaacctCGGTCTCGAAGGCGCCGCTCTCGGCGCAGCAGTAGCCAACACCCTTCGCCCAACTCTCCTTCTCATttgcatcttcttcaaaaaGTCAACCCACGAATGCTGGCCAGGCTTTACGCGTCGTGCGATGCAGGGCTGGGGACCCATGGTTCGGTTATCTGCAGCCGGATCGGCTGTCACGTTGGCGGAGTGGGCTGCGTTTGAGATCATCACCGTTAGCACGTCATATATGAGCACGATTCATCTCGCTGCACAGACGATCTTGACTACTACTTCGATTGTGATGTGGCATATTCCTTTTTCgcttggtgttgctgttAGTACCAGGATTGGGCATTTGATTGGTGGTGGACACGTTACTGCTGCGAGACGGATTACGATTCTTTATGGTATCATGTTTGTTGTTTTGGGATTCTTTGATGGTGCTGTTTTGTTCTCGTTGAGGAATTACATTGGGCCTTTCTATGCGAGCGACGAGGAGGTTCGGAAAATTGTTACGAACACTATGCTTGCCGTTGTGGGCTTTCAGGTCGTCGATTCGATTGTTTGCGGATGCAATGGTGTTCTCCGTGGTTTGGCCAAACAATCTGTGTCAGCGTGGGTTGTGTTCTTCGTCAACTACTTTGCCGCTGTTCCCATCGCAGTCTGGTTAGAATTGGGTCCTTGGAACCTGGGCCTGAATGGTGTTTGGTCTGGAATGATAGGTGGCTCTGGAGTTATCGCCATTATTGAGGTGATATACATGATCAGAGTTGATTGGAGAAGTTCAGTCGAGATagtcaagtcaagagagGATTAG
- a CDS encoding glyoxalase-like domain-containing protein has product MTESDSLRPILDHIVILVPYQTLQDLPKRLESVLTVIDGGAHADGRTVNKLIEFSDGVYIELIAFQDGLDLEKRKTHRWGELQENTLVDWAYTLPNEKDFGVIQQRVKEANSEIIYHDPVPGGRIRPDGVELKWSVASAYTTSGKAVHPGKAPFWCLDRTPRHLRVPYQEDDGSEPPYTKHPSGAVGVSGVSISVPKEERHIIAGVYDGIHGSATEEGTWPFVVHSGATNGKQEISLESSQDQERHIHLTLLGVKSSPENIEILPGLSFGFES; this is encoded by the coding sequence ATGACCGAAAGCGACAGTCTACGACCAATTTTAGATCACATTGTGATTCTTGTGCCCTATCAGACGCTCCAGGACCTTCCAAAGCGATTGGAGAGTGTCCTCACTGTGATTGATGGAGGGGCTCACGCAGACGGCCGGACAGTCAACAAACTGATAGAATTTTCCGATGGAGTTTATATAGAACTCATCGCCTTTCAAGATGGCTTGGATCTAGAAAAGCGCAAGACGCATAGATGGGGAGAGTTGCAGGAGAACACCCTCGTCGACTGGGCGTATACCCTCCCCAATGAAAAGGACTTCGGGGTGATTCAACAACGTGTGAAGGAAGCGAACTCTGAGATTATCTACCACGATCCTGTGCCTGGTGGTCGCATCAGGCctgatggtgttgaactGAAGTGGTCTGTTGCTTCTGCCTACACTACTTCCGGCAAGGCGGTGCATCCAGGCAAAGCACCATTCTGGTGTCTCGACCGCACTCCGAGGCATCTGCGTGTACCTTATCAGGAGGACGATGGATCTGAACCGCCTTACACAAAGCATCCATCTGGTGCGGTTGGGGTCTCTGGAGTTTCGATCTCAGTGCCCAAGGAGGAACGTCATATAATTGCGGGGGTCTATGACGGCATTCATGGATCTGCTACGGAGGAGGGTACATGGCCTTTCGTTGTCCACTCGGGTGCTACCAATGGAAAGCAAGAAATCAGTTTGGAGAGCAGCCAGGATCAGGAAAGGCACATTCATCTCACACTTCTTGGTGTTAAGAGCAGCCCCGAAAACATTGAGATTCTGCCTGGCTTGAGTTTTGGCTTCGAGTCTTGA
- a CDS encoding thioredoxin-like protein has protein sequence MVHNIRTKDEFQDALKKYPIVVVDFYSTHSAESKHIAATFAHAYELDKFKDFRFVKVDIDDLKGLAEEVGVTQPATFHMYKNGEKINDLQSEHKEDLIQFLETGL, from the exons ATGGTGCACAACATCCGAAC CAAGGACGAGTTCCAAGATGCTCTGAAGAAGTATCCCATCGTCGTCGTGGACTTTTACTCCACGCATAGCGCCGAGTCAAAGCACATTGCTGCCACATTCGCTCA CGCCTATGAGTTGgacaagttcaaggactTCCGATTCGTCAAGGTCGACATCGATGACCTGAAGGGTCTAGCGGAGGAGGTCGGTGTTACGCAGCCTGCAACATTCCACATGTACAAGAACGGAGAGAAGATCAATGATCTGCAGAGTGAACATAAGGAGGACCTCATTCAGTTCTTGGAGACTGGCCTGTAA
- a CDS encoding Threonyl/alanyl tRNA synthetase, translating to MAQPEQTSKGRVVGDLSCQSDSYLKTLETEVISCEKAPKHAHKSKKSNGHSHSHDEWLIECADSVLFPEGGGQPSDHGTITPLSGSDQTPIPIKNVQRQGLRCVIYSPKPLSPGDRIRQEVDWKRRWDHMQQHTGQHLLSAVMQNRHDLKTLGWGMGAEEGMNYVDLQRKPTEEEMQAIQNECAELIRENLPIRVETPDDAKHDKLPGDYDKSDGVVRVIHIGDLDTNTCCGTHLSQTSHISLIILGSTQSVHGKNCRLSFITGDRAIKLATSSVSAISSIAKILSSSNVPSEVVSRTTALSDTVTDLKRSERKLLLEVAKFESEQAIRIIVQNRMNAYIHRYDGNTDFINKIVGETRDVLQGTGFVVVIAIGEPKGSGPVVIVGDQVAVDAMAQKVKVVIKDIKGGGAGGKWQGKVKEWTNAQLLALKEIVES from the exons atggcGCAACCAGAGCAAACCAGCAAAGGCCGCGTCGTCGGCGACTTATCATGTCAATCAGATTCATACCTCAAGACTCTCGAAACAGAAGTCATCTCGTGTGAAAAGGCGCCGAAGCATGCGCACAAGTCAAAGAAGAGTAATGGACATTCTCATTCGCATGATGAGTGGTTAATCGAGTGCGCCGACTCGGTGCTGTTTCCTGAAG GCGGCGGTCAACCTTCAGATCATGGCACAATCACCCCCCTCTCGGGCTCAGATCAAACCCCCATCCCCATCAAGAACGTTCAACGCCAAGGTCTCCGCTGCGTAATCTACTCCCCCAAGCCCTTATCCCCAGGTGACAGAATCCGTCAAGAAGTCGACTGGAAGCGAAGATGGGATCACATGCAGCAACATACCGGCCAACATCTCCTCTCCGCCGTTATGCAGAACCGTCACGATCTCAAGACTCTCGGATGGGGTATGGGCGCTGAAGAGGGTATGAACTACGTTGACTTGCAGCGGAAGCCCacggaggaggagatgcagGCTATTCAGAATGAGTGTGCAGAGTTGATTCGTGAGAATCTGCCGATTCGGGTTGAGACGCCGGATGATGCGAAGCATGATAAGCTCCCTGGCGATTATGACAAGTCTGATGGTGTTGTACGCGTTATTCATATTGGAGATCTTGATACGAACAC ATGCTGCGGAACTCACCTCTCCCAAACATCCCACATCTCCCTCATAATCCTCGGCTCAACACAGTCCGTCCACGGTAAAAACTGCCGTCTATCCTTCATAACAGGTGATCGTGCCATCAAACTTGCCACATCATCCGTCAGCGCCATAAGCTCCATCGCAAAGATCCTCTCATCCAGCAACGTCCCCAGCGAGGTCGTCTCCCGAACCACAGCTCTCTCAGATACAGTCACCGACTTGAAACGGTCTGAACGAAAGCTTTTACTTGAGGTAGCAAAGTTTGAAAGTGAGCAGGCTATTAGAATCATTGTTCAGAATAGGATGAATGCGTATATTCATCGATATGACGGGAACACGgattttattaataagattgTTGGGGAGACAAGGGATGTTCTGCAGGGGACGgggtttgttgttgttattgcTATTGGGGAGCCGAAGGGCAGTGGACCGGTTGTTATTGTTGGTGATCAagttgctgttgatgctaTGGCgcagaaggtcaaggtcgttatcaaggatatcaagggCGGAGGTGCAGGAGGTAAATGGCAAGGCAAGGTGAAGGAGTGGACGAATGCGCAACTTCTGGCGCTGAAAGAGATCGTTGAGTCGTGA
- a CDS encoding transcription initiation factor IID, 18kD subunit-domain-containing protein → MAPFEPKFNNEVQQMMFVAGETQEIANETAALVEQIVRDQIIHLLTKAKELATRRGEKFIAIRDILFQVRHDTARMTRLQNVIRWKSLRREARKTTNEKDKPENDAEDSLSDTDNAAGDAAKTTAEASAALMPWDEEFMFGIRPPGGDADTVQISEHTRERLVWADEVTSKMSGEEYTKWCSYRKASFHRAKEARFREWAGIGVVADLRKKDDAIEILGSIAVEMVKRLTDMALSIQAQEITTQGGKDNEAAAALLARRQGLFLMSNPQRPAVDAGYIRKAFEMTQMKPKRREYQLNRAVGPKPLELI, encoded by the exons ATGGCGCCTTTtgaaccaaagttcaacaATGAAGTCCAGCAG ATGATGTTCGTCGCTGGTGAGACGCAGGAAATTGCCAACGAAACCGCCGCCCTCGTCGAGCAGATTGTTCGCGACCAAATCATCCACCTG CTGACCAAGGCCAAAGAGCTCGCCACCCGGCGCGGTGAGAAGTTCATCGCAATCAGGGATATCCTGTTTCAGGTTCGCCATGACACCGCCCGGATGACTCGCCTCCAGAATGTCATTCGCTGGAAGAGTCTTCGCAGGGAAGCGAGAAAGACAACAAATGAAAAAGACAAGCCCGAGAATGATGCCGAAGATAGTCTCTCCGACACGGACAACGCGGCTGGAGACGCTGCCAAGACGACTGCTGAGGCTTCCGCTGCTCTCATGCCCTGGGACGAAGAGTTCATGTTCGGCATTCGACCACCCGGCGGCGACGCTGATACCGTCCAGATCAGCGAACACACCCGCGAGCGACTTGTCTGGGCCGATGAGGTAACCAGCAAGAtgtctggggaagagtaCACCAAATGGTGCTCCTACCGCAAAGCCTCCTTCCACCGCGCCAAAGAGGCCCGGTTCCGCGAGTGGGCTGGCATCGGCGTCGTAGCGGATCTCAGAAAGAAAGACGACGCCATTGAGATTCTGGGCTCCATCGCCGTGGAAATGGTTAAGCGCCTGACCGACATGGCGTTGTCAATCCAGGCACAGGAGATCACGACTCAGGGCGGGAAAGATAATGAGGCGGCGGCGGCCCTTTTGGCTAGAAGACAGGGCCTGTTCCTCATGTCGAACCCGCAGCGACCAGCTGTTGATGCTGGGTATATTCGAAAAGCGTTTGAGATGACGCAGATGAAGCCGAAGCGACGGGAATATCAGCTGAACCGGGCTGTTGGGCCGAAGCCGTTGGAGCTGATCTAG
- a CDS encoding Oxidoreductase, molybdopterin-binding domain-containing protein has translation MKSMVTKLMNHAVSQLFQTIHMGAAVVDDAKWLLVVDGLVRKPLALSLAQLEALPQTSVTSFHECYGSPLKPPTSNPWRIGNVVWTGVRLSTILALVDPLPAARFVWSEGLDHGKFFEYKADRYQKDLPVTKAQRPEVLLAWKMNGEPLSKERGGPVRLVVPGWFGTNSTKWLCRLSLQGSRAPGPFASVLYNEKDPTDPEGVKMRPVWEVEVNSMMTKPADSEVISAGLVTVEGWAWSHDGVALVEISKDEGQSWIRGKVDNKEDQAWQKFTAAVDLERGVGKLTTRATSESGMKQPLTGRRNHVHSITVNVK, from the exons ATGAAATCAATGGTCACGAAGCTCATGAACCATGCTGTCTCCCAG CTATTCCAGACAATACATATGGGTGCTGCTGTAGTGGACGATGCAAAGTGGTTACTGGTAGTCGACGGCCTTGTTCGGAAACCACTCGCCCTCTCTTTGGCACAGCTCGAGGCATTGCCTCAGACTTCCGTTACGTCGTTTCACGAATGCTACGGAAGTCCGCTGAAGCCGCCAACCAGTAACCCATGGCGCATTGGTAACGTGGTATGGACCGGTGTTCGATTATCGACTATCCTCGCTCTTGTAGATCCGCTTCCTGCAGCACGCTTTGTATGGTCAGAAGGTCTCGATCATGGAAAGTTTTTTGAGTACAAAGCAGACCGCTATCAGAAGGACTTACCTGTAACAAAGGCACAAAGGCCCGAGGTCCTTCTCGCATGGAAAATGAACGGAGAGCCACTCAGTAAAGAACGAGGCGGACCGGTGAGACTTGTTGTCCCTGGTTGGTTCGGTACGAACTCCACAAAGTGGCTTTGCAGGCTTTCACTGCAGGGATCACGTGCCCCAGGTCCTTTTGCTTCTGTTCTTTACAATGAGAAGGATCCCACAGACCCGGAGGGCGTGAAGATGCGGCCGGTATGGGAGGTTGAAGTGAActcgatgatgacgaagccCGCGGACTCAGAAGTCATCTCTGCAGGCTTGGTAACAGTGGAAGGTTGGGCCTGGAGTCATGATGGCGTAGCACTGGTAGAAATCAGTAAAGATGAAGGACAAAGCTGGATTCGAGGGAAGGTAGATAACAAAGAAGATCAGGCTTGGCAAAAGTTCACTGCCGCGGTTGATCTTGAGCGTGGAGTTGGGAAGCTGACTACTCGGGCAACTTCTGAAAGTGGGATGAAGCAGCCTTTGACGGGAAGACGGAATCATGTCCATAGCATCACGGTAAATGTCAAATGA
- a CDS encoding Tannase/feruloyl esterase — protein sequence MVSPMGKTLLCLATLAVSPVLSKSHSKCSVENLPIPNGTIASAQHHSVGDVIPLPNTVASCGGPGFKANITADLCRVVVNVSTSDSSSVRIEAWLPDNWNERLLATGTGGIGGCIDFPTVQNGAQLGFASFGTNTGHDGEQGFDFFLNQPQVINDFGHRGIHVEAKVAKQIAEQYYGRKASKSYYQGCSTGGRQGLQNAQLYPDDFDGILAGAPGIDWLHIVASKGILARRIGWPGLSSDAYVRPEQWKAIVEKQIELLDPLDGVEDGIIDNPAAHAFDPVIMACGTGILNSSLCLKPKQVASVRAAYEPLADSEGNIVYPGFALGADTSVFSANQINGTAELNYKVLQDFWRGAVYNDSTWTPHNFTVKDMDFAVKLNPGGVNAAEGDLQKFYAKGGKIISYHGQADQTITPKLPAEYYAKVQANLNATLDDMHSFYRLFFVPGMYHCSGGPGAFDIGQVYPLKKDRLTAQENVLLALTKWVEEDQEPETMVGTKFGSSETPGKATAQRKYCPYPYESKWDGSGNTTEADSWRCKLPGV from the exons ATGGTCTCTCCAATGGGTAAGACACTTTTGTGTCTTGCAACACTGGCCGTGTCTCCAGTTCTTTCGAAGTCACATTCAAAATGCTCAGTCGAGAACCTGCCCATTCCCAACGGGACTATCGCCTCAGCCCAGCATCATTCTGTCGGGGATGTCATCCCCCTTCCCAACACAGTAGCATCCTGCGGAGGCCCAGGCTTCAAGGCCAACATTACAGCGGACCTCTGCAGAGTAGTTGTAAATGTCTCAACAAGCGACTCCAGCTCGGTCCGCATCGAGGCATGGCTTCCTGACAACTGGAACGAACGTCTACTGGCCACAGGGACAGGTGGCATCGGAGGATGTATAGATTTCCCAACTGTCCAAAATGGAGCTCAACTTGGTTTTGCAAGCTTCGGAACCAACACAGGCCATGATGGCGAACAGGGATTTGACTTCTTCCTGAACCAGCCACAGGTTATCAACGACTTTGGCCATAGAGGAATTCACGTCGAGGCGAAGGTTGCAAAGCAAATCGCGGAGCAATACTATGGAAGGAAGGCTTCAAAGAGCTATTACCAAGGATGCAGCACTGGCGGCCGTCAAGGCCTACAGAATGCCCAGCTCTACCCcgatgactttgatggaATTCTCGCTGGAGCTCCAGGCATCGACTGGCTTCACATTGTGGCGTCAAAAGGCATACTGGCTCGACGGATTGGATGGCCTGGTCTTTCTTCTGATGCATATGTTCGACCAGAACAATGGAAGGCGATTGTGGAAAAACAGATTGAGCTGCTTGATCCTctggatggtgttgaggatggtATTATCGACAACCCGGCTGCACATGCCTTCGACCCAGTGATCATGGCCTGTGGCACTGGTATACTCAACAGTTCGCTCTGTCTAAAACCCAAGCAAGTAGCGTCTGTCAGAGCTGCATACGAACCTCTTGCGGACTCAGAGGGCAACATTGTGTACCCAGGGTTCGCTCTGGGTGCTGATACAAGCGTCTTCTCCGCCAACCAAATCAACGGCACTGCTGAGCTGAACTACAAAGTCTTACAG GACTTCTGGCGTGGTGCTGTATACAATGACTCAACTTGGACACCTCACAACTTCACCGTGAAAGACATGGATTTTGCCGTCAAACTTAACCCAGGCGGCGTCAATGCCGCAGAAGGCGATCTTCAAAAGTTCTACGCCAAAGGAGGAAAGATCATTTCCTACCATGGTCAAGCTGACCAAACCATCACGCCCAAATTGCCAGCTGAGTACTACGCCAAGGTACAAGCCAACCTAAATGCCACGCTAGATGATATGCACTCCTTCTACCGACTGTTCTTTGTTCCAGGGATGTATCACTGCTCAGGAGGTCCTGGTGCATTCGATATCGGCCAGGTATATCCGTTGAAGAAGGATAGACTGACGGCTCAAGAGAATGTTTTGCTGGCTCTGACGAAGTGGGTTGAGGAGGATCAAGAACCCGAGACTATGGTTGGCACCAAGTTTGGCAGCAGTGAGACTCCAGGCAAGGCTACCGCACAGCGAA AGTATTGCCCCTACCCGTATGAGAGCAAATGGGATGGATCTGGAAACACCACCGAGGCCGATAGTTGGCGCTGCAAGCTTCCTGGAGTATAA
- a CDS encoding FMN-dependent dehydrogenase: MSDPRSPHLKNRDTPPWGLYQRENFWKLNNGHVPPFNTHPDKLEELAKKQLTENGWLYASSNAGLSDTHLANRQAFFRHKIVPRQLVNTNERSTRTTIFGHEVSAPFGIAPIGINKIYHPQGELPVAKVAGELGIPYSLSTAGSCPIEDVAEANEAGRKVAQNSEESRRIPEGPRFFQLYMPHDDELTLSLLKRAHESGFSACILTTDTWQLGWRHDDVATSNYAFYRGIGADLGLSDPIFQKRLAEHGIDPKNQPAEAGALWIDNVWHGRAWSWEKAVWAREKWQEISGGNPFLIKGIQRVDDAVKAADLGFEGIVVSNHAGRQVDGAIGSLDALEQIAEKVGDRIVVTFDSGVRGAADIVKALALGAKFVFIGRLWIWGLSIMGEHGVRHVLKGLLADLDILMNVAGLNKVEDIDKSLIQSQPVSCKSKL, translated from the exons ATGTCGGACCCCAGGTCGCCGCATCTCAAGAATCGCGATACCCCTCCCTGGGGCCTTTACCAGCGCGAGAACTTTTGGAAGTTGAACAATGGCCATGTTCCACCATTTAACACGC ATCCTGATAAACTTGAAGAActcgccaagaagcagctgaCGGAAAATGGCTGGCTCTACGCATCATCCAACGCTGGCCTGTCAGATACCCATCTTGCGAACCGTCAGGCTTTCTTCCGACATAAGATAGTTCCTCGTCAGCTTGTAAACACCAATGAGCGATCTACCAGAACTACCATTTTTGGCCATGAGGTCTCTGCGCCGTTTGGAATTGCGCCTATTGGGATCAACAAGATCTATCATCCGCAAGGCGAGCTTCCTGTTGCTAAGGTCGCCGGTGAACTTGGCATTCCTTACAGTCTCTCGACTGCGGGCTCCTGTCCGATTGAAGATGTCGCTGAAGCAAATGAGGCTGGTCGGAAGGTTGCACAGAATAGCGAAGAGAGTCGCCGCATCCCTGAGGGCCCTCGATTCTTCCAGCTCTATATGCCTCATGATGACGAGCTAACGCTGTCATTACTCAAGAGAGCACATGAATCTGGGTTTTCGGCATGTATCTTGACAACGGATACGTGGCAACTCGGATGGCGACATGACGATGTTGCGACGTCTAACTACGCCTTCTACCGCGGCATCGGTGCCGACTTGGGTCTGTCGGACCCCATCTTCCAGAAGCGTTTGGCTGAACATGGCATCGATCCAAAGAATCAGCCCGCAGAGGCTGGAGCACTCTGGATCGACAACGTTTGGCACGGCCGCGCATGGTCTTGGGAGAAAGCTGTCTGGGCGCGAGAGAAGTGGCAGGAGATAAGCGGCGGAAACCCGTTCTTGATTAAAGGCATTCAGCgcgttgatgatgctgtgaAAGCAGCTGATCTGGGTTTTGAGGGTATCGTCGTCAGTAATCATGCTGGACGCCAGGTTGATGGAGCGATTGGGAGTCTTGATGCTCTGGAACAGATTGCTGAAAAGGTCGGCGATCGTATCGTTGTTACTTTCGATAGCGGTGTCAGAGGAGCTGCTGATATTGTCAAGGCTCTTGCTCTCGGCGCCAAGTTTGTCTTTATTGGGAGATTGTGGATCTGGGGACTTAGTATCATGGGAGAGCATGGAGTCAGGCATGTGTTGAAGGGACTGTTGGCAGATCTGGATATCCTGATGAATGTCGCGGGGTTGAATAaggttgaagatattgataAGAGTCTTATACAATCCCAGCCTGTAAGCTGCAAGAGCAAGCTATAG